A window of Tripterygium wilfordii isolate XIE 37 chromosome 7, ASM1340144v1, whole genome shotgun sequence contains these coding sequences:
- the LOC120001608 gene encoding serine/threonine-protein kinase BLUS1-like isoform X2 — translation MFPMEKKKYPIGPECYELYEEVGHGVSASVHRALCVTFDEIVAIKILDFERHNGDLSNISREAQTMILVDHPNVLKSHCSFVTDHNLWVVMPFMAGGSCLHILKAAYPDGFEEAVIATILREALKGLEYLHHHGHIHRDVKAGNILIDARGAIKLGDFGVSACLFDSGDRQRMRNTFVGTPCWMAPEVMEQLHGYDFKADIWSFGITALELAHGHAPFSKYPPMKVLLMTLQNAPPGLDYERDRKFSKSFKQMIASCLVKDPSKRPSAKKLLKHSFFKQARSNDYIARMLLEGLPALGDRIKALKRKEEDMLAQKKMPDGQKEEISQNEYKRGISGWNFNLEDMKAQASLIQDEDPLPDNNQARTSNSLAGLEGHEKQPQMLLPEQFLQVVEEDNDLIQIQSTSLPFSRSSVNVMSEVVRSDDNSSFASPCSEWHVLQNPSHDDNGNLKNNIGEKPFLDNGEILAGVASHSHERRGGSSESMTVTETTALPIMRDSDKLQNLPQSNLACNGATAHHALDDTVLEIPTKVHKSSEILATANSDELDEKAKPPVVQQRGRFKVTSENVDFEKVVPSPILQKSHSMQVLNQHAAVSVPSALEAAASTLSASSIFPLLQSILQTNTLQRESILRLMKQISTFETTVNPANRAAEGGSSMANLGVTEKSLLEAAQDKEKELLNELADLQYRLICAQEELQKYKTENAQA, via the exons ATGTTTccaatggagaagaagaagtatCCAATTGGTCCAGAGTGTTATGAGCTTTATGAGGAGGTTGGTCATGGCGTCAGTGCCTCCGTTCATCGCGCTCTGTGTGTCACTTTCGATGAGATCGTCGCCATTAAGATTCTCGATTTTGAACGTCACAACGGTGATCTG AGTAACATTTCTCGTGAAGCACAAACAATGATATTGGTTGACCACCCCAATGTCCTTAAATCACACTGCTCCTTTGTTACTGATCACAACCTGTGGGTTGTCATGCCATTCATGGCTGGCGGTTCTTGTCTTCATATATTGAAAGCTGCTTACCCTGATGGTTTCGAGGAGGCAGTGATAGCAACAATACTCCGTGAGGCATTAAAGGGTTTAGAGTATCTTCATCATCATGGGCATATACATCGAGATGTTAAA GCTGGGAATATTCTCATCGATGCACGTGGTGCCATCAAACTAGGAGATTTTGGTGTCTCTGCATGTCTTTTTGATTCAGGTGATAGACAACGCATGAGGAATACATTTGTCGGGACGCCTTGCTG GATGGCACCAGAGGTTATGGAACAGTTACATGGTTACGATTTCAA GGCTGATATATGGTCTTTTGGGATTACTGCATTGGAACTTGCTCATGGACATGCTCCGTTTTCAAAGTATCCTCCAATGAAG GTATTGCTTATGACCTTGCAAAATGCACCCCCTGGCCTTGATTATGAAAGAGATAGGAAGTTTTCTAAG TCTTTTAAGCAGATGATTGCTAGCTGTTTGGTGAAAGATCCTTCAAAACGACCCTCTGCAAAGAAGTTATTAAAGCATTCCTTTTTCAAACAAGCTAGGTCAAATGATTACATAGCTCGAATGCTTTTAGAGGGTTTGCCTGCTCTTGGGGATCGAATAAAGGCATTAAAG AGAAAGGAAGAAGATATGCTTGCACAAAAGAAGATGCCAGATGGTCAAAAGGAGGAAATATCGCAG AATGAATATAAACGAGGAATTAGTGGCTGGAACTTCAATCTTGAAGATATGAAGGCTCAAGCTTCCCTG ATCCAAGATGAGGATCCTTTACCAGATAATAATCAAGCAAGGACCTCAAATTCGTTAGCTGGACTGGAGGGACATGAGAAGCAACCACAAATGTTGTTACCAGAACAATTTCTACAAGTTGTAGAG GAAGATAATGATCTTATACAGATTCAATCGACTTCGCTTCCATTTAGTAGGTCATCCGTAAATGTTATGAG TGAAGTGGTCAGATCTGATGATAACTCTAGCTTTGCCAGTCCATGCAGTGAATGGCATGTCTTGCAGAATCCTTCACACGATGATAATGGTAACCTAAAAAATAACATCGGTGAAAAGCCTTTTCTGGATAATGGAGAAATTTTGGCCGGCGTGGCTAGTCATTCACATGAAAGAAGAGGAGGTTCATCGGAGAGCATGACCGTAACAGAGACTACCGCTCTTCCTATTATGAGAGACAG CGATAAGTTGCAAAATTTGCCGCAGAGCAACTTAGCTTGCAATGGAGCAACAGCCCATCATGCATTGGATGACACAGTACTGGAGATCCCAACTAAAGTACATAAATCATCTG AGATTCTTGCAACAGCGAATAGTGATGAACTTGATGAGAAAGCAAAGCCACCAGTTGTTCAGCAACGAGGACGATTTAAAGTAACTTCTGAGAATGTTGATTTCGAAAAG GTGGTACCATCGCCAATACTGCAAAAGAGTCATAGCATGCAG GTGCTTAACCAACATGCCGCAGTTTCTGTACCATCAGCACTTGAGGCTGCAGCATCAACTCTTTCTGCCTCGTCTATTTTTCCATTGCTGCAATCAATTCTGCAAACAAATACTCTTCAAAGG GAAAGCATTTTGAGGCTCATGAAACAGATATCTACTTTTGAAACCA
- the LOC120001608 gene encoding serine/threonine-protein kinase BLUS1-like isoform X3, translated as MFPMEKKKYPIGPECYELYEEVGHGVSASVHRALCVTFDEIVAIKILDFERHNGDLSNISREAQTMILVDHPNVLKSHCSFVTDHNLWVVMPFMAGGSCLHILKAAYPDGFEEAVIATILREALKGLEYLHHHGHIHRDVKAGNILIDARGAIKLGDFGVSACLFDSGDRQRMRNTFVGTPCWMAPEVMEQLHGYDFKADIWSFGITALELAHGHAPFSKYPPMKVLLMTLQNAPPGLDYERDRKFSKSFKQMIASCLVKDPSKRPSAKKLLKHSFFKQARSNDYIARMLLEGLPALGDRIKALKRKEEDMLAQKKMPDGQKEEISQNEYKRGISGWNFNLEDMKAQASLIQDEDPLPDNNQARTSNSLAGLEGHEKQPQMLLPEQFLQVVEEDNDLIQIQSTSLPFSRSSVNVMRSEVVRSDDNSSFASPCSEWHVLQNPSHDDNGNLKNNIGEKPFLDNGEILAGVASHSHERRGGSSESMTVTETTALPIMRDSDKLQNLPQSNLACNGATAHHALDDTVLEIPTKVHKSSEILATANSDELDEKAKPPVVQQRGRFKVTSENVDFEKVVPSPILQKSHSMQVLNQHAAVSVPSALEAAASTLSASSIFPLLQSILQTNTLQRESILRLMKQISTFETTANRAAEGGSSMANLGVTEKSLLEAAQDKEKELLNELADLQYRLICAQEELQKYKTENAQA; from the exons ATGTTTccaatggagaagaagaagtatCCAATTGGTCCAGAGTGTTATGAGCTTTATGAGGAGGTTGGTCATGGCGTCAGTGCCTCCGTTCATCGCGCTCTGTGTGTCACTTTCGATGAGATCGTCGCCATTAAGATTCTCGATTTTGAACGTCACAACGGTGATCTG AGTAACATTTCTCGTGAAGCACAAACAATGATATTGGTTGACCACCCCAATGTCCTTAAATCACACTGCTCCTTTGTTACTGATCACAACCTGTGGGTTGTCATGCCATTCATGGCTGGCGGTTCTTGTCTTCATATATTGAAAGCTGCTTACCCTGATGGTTTCGAGGAGGCAGTGATAGCAACAATACTCCGTGAGGCATTAAAGGGTTTAGAGTATCTTCATCATCATGGGCATATACATCGAGATGTTAAA GCTGGGAATATTCTCATCGATGCACGTGGTGCCATCAAACTAGGAGATTTTGGTGTCTCTGCATGTCTTTTTGATTCAGGTGATAGACAACGCATGAGGAATACATTTGTCGGGACGCCTTGCTG GATGGCACCAGAGGTTATGGAACAGTTACATGGTTACGATTTCAA GGCTGATATATGGTCTTTTGGGATTACTGCATTGGAACTTGCTCATGGACATGCTCCGTTTTCAAAGTATCCTCCAATGAAG GTATTGCTTATGACCTTGCAAAATGCACCCCCTGGCCTTGATTATGAAAGAGATAGGAAGTTTTCTAAG TCTTTTAAGCAGATGATTGCTAGCTGTTTGGTGAAAGATCCTTCAAAACGACCCTCTGCAAAGAAGTTATTAAAGCATTCCTTTTTCAAACAAGCTAGGTCAAATGATTACATAGCTCGAATGCTTTTAGAGGGTTTGCCTGCTCTTGGGGATCGAATAAAGGCATTAAAG AGAAAGGAAGAAGATATGCTTGCACAAAAGAAGATGCCAGATGGTCAAAAGGAGGAAATATCGCAG AATGAATATAAACGAGGAATTAGTGGCTGGAACTTCAATCTTGAAGATATGAAGGCTCAAGCTTCCCTG ATCCAAGATGAGGATCCTTTACCAGATAATAATCAAGCAAGGACCTCAAATTCGTTAGCTGGACTGGAGGGACATGAGAAGCAACCACAAATGTTGTTACCAGAACAATTTCTACAAGTTGTAGAG GAAGATAATGATCTTATACAGATTCAATCGACTTCGCTTCCATTTAGTAGGTCATCCGTAAATGTTATGAG AAGTGAAGTGGTCAGATCTGATGATAACTCTAGCTTTGCCAGTCCATGCAGTGAATGGCATGTCTTGCAGAATCCTTCACACGATGATAATGGTAACCTAAAAAATAACATCGGTGAAAAGCCTTTTCTGGATAATGGAGAAATTTTGGCCGGCGTGGCTAGTCATTCACATGAAAGAAGAGGAGGTTCATCGGAGAGCATGACCGTAACAGAGACTACCGCTCTTCCTATTATGAGAGACAG CGATAAGTTGCAAAATTTGCCGCAGAGCAACTTAGCTTGCAATGGAGCAACAGCCCATCATGCATTGGATGACACAGTACTGGAGATCCCAACTAAAGTACATAAATCATCTG AGATTCTTGCAACAGCGAATAGTGATGAACTTGATGAGAAAGCAAAGCCACCAGTTGTTCAGCAACGAGGACGATTTAAAGTAACTTCTGAGAATGTTGATTTCGAAAAG GTGGTACCATCGCCAATACTGCAAAAGAGTCATAGCATGCAG GTGCTTAACCAACATGCCGCAGTTTCTGTACCATCAGCACTTGAGGCTGCAGCATCAACTCTTTCTGCCTCGTCTATTTTTCCATTGCTGCAATCAATTCTGCAAACAAATACTCTTCAAAGG GAAAGCATTTTGAGGCTCATGAAACAGATATCTACTTTTGAAACCA
- the LOC120001608 gene encoding serine/threonine-protein kinase BLUS1-like isoform X1: MFPMEKKKYPIGPECYELYEEVGHGVSASVHRALCVTFDEIVAIKILDFERHNGDLSNISREAQTMILVDHPNVLKSHCSFVTDHNLWVVMPFMAGGSCLHILKAAYPDGFEEAVIATILREALKGLEYLHHHGHIHRDVKAGNILIDARGAIKLGDFGVSACLFDSGDRQRMRNTFVGTPCWMAPEVMEQLHGYDFKADIWSFGITALELAHGHAPFSKYPPMKVLLMTLQNAPPGLDYERDRKFSKSFKQMIASCLVKDPSKRPSAKKLLKHSFFKQARSNDYIARMLLEGLPALGDRIKALKRKEEDMLAQKKMPDGQKEEISQNEYKRGISGWNFNLEDMKAQASLIQDEDPLPDNNQARTSNSLAGLEGHEKQPQMLLPEQFLQVVEEDNDLIQIQSTSLPFSRSSVNVMRSEVVRSDDNSSFASPCSEWHVLQNPSHDDNGNLKNNIGEKPFLDNGEILAGVASHSHERRGGSSESMTVTETTALPIMRDSDKLQNLPQSNLACNGATAHHALDDTVLEIPTKVHKSSEILATANSDELDEKAKPPVVQQRGRFKVTSENVDFEKVVPSPILQKSHSMQVLNQHAAVSVPSALEAAASTLSASSIFPLLQSILQTNTLQRESILRLMKQISTFETTVNPANRAAEGGSSMANLGVTEKSLLEAAQDKEKELLNELADLQYRLICAQEELQKYKTENAQA; the protein is encoded by the exons ATGTTTccaatggagaagaagaagtatCCAATTGGTCCAGAGTGTTATGAGCTTTATGAGGAGGTTGGTCATGGCGTCAGTGCCTCCGTTCATCGCGCTCTGTGTGTCACTTTCGATGAGATCGTCGCCATTAAGATTCTCGATTTTGAACGTCACAACGGTGATCTG AGTAACATTTCTCGTGAAGCACAAACAATGATATTGGTTGACCACCCCAATGTCCTTAAATCACACTGCTCCTTTGTTACTGATCACAACCTGTGGGTTGTCATGCCATTCATGGCTGGCGGTTCTTGTCTTCATATATTGAAAGCTGCTTACCCTGATGGTTTCGAGGAGGCAGTGATAGCAACAATACTCCGTGAGGCATTAAAGGGTTTAGAGTATCTTCATCATCATGGGCATATACATCGAGATGTTAAA GCTGGGAATATTCTCATCGATGCACGTGGTGCCATCAAACTAGGAGATTTTGGTGTCTCTGCATGTCTTTTTGATTCAGGTGATAGACAACGCATGAGGAATACATTTGTCGGGACGCCTTGCTG GATGGCACCAGAGGTTATGGAACAGTTACATGGTTACGATTTCAA GGCTGATATATGGTCTTTTGGGATTACTGCATTGGAACTTGCTCATGGACATGCTCCGTTTTCAAAGTATCCTCCAATGAAG GTATTGCTTATGACCTTGCAAAATGCACCCCCTGGCCTTGATTATGAAAGAGATAGGAAGTTTTCTAAG TCTTTTAAGCAGATGATTGCTAGCTGTTTGGTGAAAGATCCTTCAAAACGACCCTCTGCAAAGAAGTTATTAAAGCATTCCTTTTTCAAACAAGCTAGGTCAAATGATTACATAGCTCGAATGCTTTTAGAGGGTTTGCCTGCTCTTGGGGATCGAATAAAGGCATTAAAG AGAAAGGAAGAAGATATGCTTGCACAAAAGAAGATGCCAGATGGTCAAAAGGAGGAAATATCGCAG AATGAATATAAACGAGGAATTAGTGGCTGGAACTTCAATCTTGAAGATATGAAGGCTCAAGCTTCCCTG ATCCAAGATGAGGATCCTTTACCAGATAATAATCAAGCAAGGACCTCAAATTCGTTAGCTGGACTGGAGGGACATGAGAAGCAACCACAAATGTTGTTACCAGAACAATTTCTACAAGTTGTAGAG GAAGATAATGATCTTATACAGATTCAATCGACTTCGCTTCCATTTAGTAGGTCATCCGTAAATGTTATGAG AAGTGAAGTGGTCAGATCTGATGATAACTCTAGCTTTGCCAGTCCATGCAGTGAATGGCATGTCTTGCAGAATCCTTCACACGATGATAATGGTAACCTAAAAAATAACATCGGTGAAAAGCCTTTTCTGGATAATGGAGAAATTTTGGCCGGCGTGGCTAGTCATTCACATGAAAGAAGAGGAGGTTCATCGGAGAGCATGACCGTAACAGAGACTACCGCTCTTCCTATTATGAGAGACAG CGATAAGTTGCAAAATTTGCCGCAGAGCAACTTAGCTTGCAATGGAGCAACAGCCCATCATGCATTGGATGACACAGTACTGGAGATCCCAACTAAAGTACATAAATCATCTG AGATTCTTGCAACAGCGAATAGTGATGAACTTGATGAGAAAGCAAAGCCACCAGTTGTTCAGCAACGAGGACGATTTAAAGTAACTTCTGAGAATGTTGATTTCGAAAAG GTGGTACCATCGCCAATACTGCAAAAGAGTCATAGCATGCAG GTGCTTAACCAACATGCCGCAGTTTCTGTACCATCAGCACTTGAGGCTGCAGCATCAACTCTTTCTGCCTCGTCTATTTTTCCATTGCTGCAATCAATTCTGCAAACAAATACTCTTCAAAGG GAAAGCATTTTGAGGCTCATGAAACAGATATCTACTTTTGAAACCA
- the LOC120002436 gene encoding probable serine incorporator: protein MWAASCLASCCAACACDACRTVVSGISRRSARIAYCGLFALSLVVSWILREVAAPLMQKLPWINHFHQTPSREWFETDAVLRVSLGNFLFFTILAILMIGVKSQKDPRDSVHHGGWMMKIISWCLLVIFMFFLPNEIISFYETMSKFGSGLFLLVQVVLLLDFVHGWNEKWVGYDEQFWFIALFVVSLVCYLATFVFSGLLFHWFTPASHDCGLNTFFIVMTLIVVLVFAIVALHPAVNGSILPASVISLYCMYLCYSGLASEPRDYECNGLHKHSKAVSAGTLTFGLLTTVLSVVYSAVRAGSSTSLLSPPSSPRAGKPLLPLDNTAEEGHEKENAKSVTYSYSFFHIIFSLASMYSAMLLTGWSTSVGESGKLIDVGWPSVWIRIVTGWATAALFLWSLVAPILFPEREF from the exons ATGTGGGCGGCGTCTTGCCTAGCGTCATGCTGCGCGGCTTGTGCTTGCGACGCATGCCGGACTGTGGTGTCGGGGATCAGCCGTCGCTCTGCAAGGATTGCTTACTGCGGCCTTTTTGCGCTCTCACTTGTAGTCTCCTGGATCCTCCGTGAGGTCGCTGCTCCTCTTATGCAGAAACTCCCTT GGATTAATCACTTTCATCAGACACCTAGCAGGGAGTGGTTTGAAACTGATGCAGTACTGCGAGTTAGCTTGGgaaattttctcttctttacTATTCTTGCAATCTTAATGATTGGTGTGAAAAGTCAGAAGGATCCTCGTGATAGTGTGCACCATGGTGGCTGGATGATGAAAATAATTAGCTGGTGCCTTTTGGTAATCTTTATGTTTTTCCTTCCGAATGAGATCATCAGCTTTTACG AGACAATGTCCAAGTTTGGATCAGGATTGTTTCTTCTCGTTCAAGTTGTGCTTCTGTTGGATTTTGTTCATGGATGGAATGAGAAATGGGTTGGATATGATGAGCAATTCTG GTTTATTGCTCTTTTCGTTGTTTCACTTGTTTGCTACTTAGCGACATTTGTCTTCTCGGGACTTCTATTCCATTGGTTCACACCTGCTTCACATGACTGTGGGCTGAATACCTTTTTCATTGTTATGACCCTGATAGTTGTTCTTGTTTTTGCCATTGTTGCACTGCATCCTGCT GTAAATGGTAGCATTTTGCCAGCTTCAGTTATATCTCTATATTGCATGTACCTGTGCTATAGTGGACTTGCCAGTGAACCGAGGGACTATGAGTGCAATGGTCTTCACAAGCATTCTAAAGCTGTTTCTGCTGGCACACTTACTTTTGGTCTGCTCACGACCGTTCTATCTGTTGTCTATTCTGCTGTCCGTGCTGGGTCTTCTACTTCTTTGCTCTCGCCTCCAAGTTCACCACGTGCTG GTAAGCCTCTGCTTCCATTGGACAACACTGCAGAAGAGGGTCATGAAAAAGAGAATGCCAAGTCCGTAACTTACTCGTATTCCTTCTTCCATATCATCTTCTCCTTGGCTAGTATGTATTCAGCCATGCTTTTGACTGGGTGGTCGACTTCTGTCGGGGAGAGTGGGAAATTGATCGATGTAGGTTGGCCGTCTGTTTGGATCCGGATTGTTACTGGTTGGGCAACTGCAGCTCTTTTCCTGTGGTCTCTGGTTGCTCCCATTCTGTTCCCAGAGAGGGAATTCTAA